One Alphaproteobacteria bacterium genomic window, TTTCTGTGGACAAGACTGCAAAGCAGGAACCTTATTCCGTTCCACTTGAGGCTTCCGCGGCTTCCGAATCAATTGACTTATCGTCGGCATTCAAAACTTCCTTTTTATTGGCTGTAATCCAGCAACACAAGCTACAAACTTATGCAATCACACACCCTCAACAGAGCTACATTAAAAAAACACTGCCAAGCCAGGCTTGAACAGCATATAACGCAGTAAACGAAGCGGATACTACATCTCTGCGTGCCCCTGAGTCAAGAGGCAATGCACTCCTTTAGCAATTTTTATGTCGCGGCCTGCTAAAGGAGCTCTCTAACCATTTGAAATCCCGCAGATTTGCGCCGTCTAAGCGACCCCTTCTACAGATGATGACCCACCACCCGACTGCGCCAACGAAAGGACTCGATCCTTTTCAGCAGCGACACGCTTTTTCTCGGTTAACATCTTCCCAGTTCCAATGGGGATGAGACGTCCAACAATAATATTTTCCTTCAGTCCAACAAGATTATCCACTTTTCCTGACACGGCAGCATCGGTCAAGACTCGTGTTGTCTCTTGGAAAGACGCTGCAGAGAAGAATGAACGCGTCTGTAGAGACGCCTTCGTTATTCCCTGCAATACAGGAGATGCTTTTGCGGGTCTCAAGCCTTCTTTCTCGGCCTTTTCATTTTCTTCCAAAAATTCAGCCTTATCAATAAACTCACCAACAAGCAGCATGGTCTCACCTGGATCAACCACTTCTACCTTTTGAAGCATCTGCCGGGCAATAACCTCAATATGCTTGTCGTTGATCTTCACACCCTGAAGTCGATACACTTCCTGGATTTCATTAATAAGATAATTTGCAAGGGCCTCCACTCCCATGATCCTCAAGATATCATGGGGGGCGGGGTTTCCATCAACAAGGGAATCACCACGGCGGACAAATTCACCTTCTTGAACAGCTATGTGCCTTCCCTTAGGGACCAAATACTCTGTTGGTGCCTCATTTTCGTCATCAGGAATAACAACCAGGCGTTGCTTTGTCTTATAGTCCTTGCCAAATTCAACACGACCATCACATTCACTAAGAATTGAGCTGTCTTTCGGGCGACGTGCTTCAAACAATTCAGACACCCTAGGAAGACCACCGGTGATATCTCTTGTTTTGGAAGACTCTCTCGGCAATCTGGCCAAGACTTCACCAGCTTTCACTGTTGCCCCATTCTCCACATTCAGAATAGCATCGACCGACAAGTAGTACTTGGCTTCCATTCCATTGGCAAGTTTGATGGGCTTTCCTTTTTTGTCACGCAATACGATATGCGGCCTCAAAGAAACACCGCGAGCCTGTTGACGCCAGTCCACTACCACACGGTTGGTAATTCCAGTTGCCTCATCCATGATTTCACGCAAGGAAAGGCCATCTGTAAGATCCATATAGTGAACAATTCCTTCTTGTTCTGTAAGAACGGGCATTGTATATGGATCCCACTCGGCGAGTTTCTTATCCTTTTCAACTTTATCGCCCTCTTTAACAAACAGTTTTGCTCCGTATGGAACCTTATGTTGAGAACGTACACGTCCACCTGCATCCTTAAGAATTACTTCACTATAGCGACCCATCACAATATCTTCGCCGTCAGCATTCTTAACAATATTATGGTTTGCAAATGCGATGATAGCTGGGAATGGCGCTTCAACACTGGATTGCTCAATTTCTCTCTTCGCCGTTCCGCCAATATGGAACGTTCTCATGGTAAGCTGCGTTCCTGGCTCACCAATTGACTGAGCCGCGATCACTCCCACGGCTTCACCCACATTCACATTGGTCCCTCTCGCAAGATCTCGACCATAACAAAGGGCACATATGCCTGCACTTGCCTCACATGTGAGAGCAGATCGGACAATAACATCAACGATGCCTGTCTTTTCAACGGCTTCGGCCGTAGGTTCATCTACCATTACTCCCTTAGCAACAATCAACTTGTTGGTAACAGGATCCGTAATATCAGCACAAACAACGCGTCCCAAAATTCGGTCTGACATGGAAGCAATCACGTTTCCACCTTCCATCACGGTTTGAATGCCGATTCCTTTTTCAGTACCGCAATCATTCTCCAAAATGACACAATCTTGCGCCACATCAACGAGACGACGTGTCAAATAGCCCGAGTTAGCCGTTTTCAAAGCCGTATCAGCAAGACCTTTTCGCGCTCCGTGAGTAGAGTTAAAGTATTCCAGAACGCTCAGGCCTTCTTTAAAGTTTGAGATAATGGGTGTTTCAATAATTTCACCAGAAGGTTTCGCCATCAATCCACGCATACCAGCAAGCTGTTTCATCTGAGCGACAGAGCCTCGAGCACCTGAATGGGCCATCATGTAAACAGAGTTTACAGGCTCACCCTTTTTCGTCTCAGAGATAGCCTTCATCATGGCCTCAGCCACAAGGTCACTACAATGGGACCAAATGTCCACGACCTTGTTATATTTTTCACCTTGTGTGATAAGACCGTCCTGGTATTGCTTTTCGTACTCGGCAACTTTTGCAGTAGTTTCTTCTATAAGTTTTTTCTTTGCTTCGGGAATAATCAAATCATTCATACCAAAGGAAACACCTGAAGAGGAAGCATAGGAAAAACCAATTCCCATAACCCGATCTGCGAAAATTACCGTTTCTTTTTGACCACAGTGACGGTAAACAGCGTCAACCATGGAGCTAACATCTTTAGAAGTCAAAAGTTTGTTGATCAAAGAAAAATTAACTTTTGGATTACGAGGAAGAATCTCAGATAACAGCATACGACCAGGTGTTGTCTCAACGGTCTCTACCGTAGGATTCCCATCCGCGTCCACTCCCTTATAGCGAGCCTTTATCTTCGCGTGCAGGGACACTGCTTTTTCGTCCAAGGCTTTTTCAATCTCACCGATGGAAGCAAATAGCGTACCCTCACCCTTCTCATCTTCACGTTCCATGGTAAGATAGTAAAGACCTAGCAAAATATCCAAAGAAGGAACAATGATGGGCTTACCACTGGCAGGACTCAAAATGTTGTTGGTAGACATCATCAGAACGCGTGCTTCCAACTGGGCTTCAATGGAAAGAGGTACGTGGACTGCCATTTGGTCTCCGTCGAAGTCAGCGTTAAAAGCCGTACAAACGAGCGGATGCAACTGAATGGCCTTACCTTCGACAAGTACAGGCTCAAAAGCTTGAATTCCAAGTCTATGAAGGGTCGGTGCACGGTTCAGAAGAACTGGATGTTCACGAATCACTTCTTCCAAAATATCCCATACTTCTGGTCGCGCTTTTTCAACCATCCGTTTGGCAGCTTTAATAGTTGTAGCCAAACCATACTTTTCAAGTCGAGAATAAATAAAAGGCTTAAATAGCTCTAGGGCCATTTTCTTGGGAATACCGCACTGATGGAGCATTAGATTAGGCCCCACCACGATCACAGAACGCCCGGAATAGTCTACACGCTTTCCAAGAAGGTTTTGACGGAAACGCCCCTGTTTTCCCTTCAGCATATCAGCCAAGGACTTGAGAGGACGTTTGTTCGTACCAGCAATTGGTCTAACACGGCGGCTGTTGTCAAAAAGAGCATCAACAGATTCCTGAAGCATGCGCTTTTCGTTTCGAATAATAATATCTGGCGCCTTAAGATCGAGGAGTCTCTTCAAACGATTGTTTCTGTTAATCACCCGTCGATATAGATCGTTCAGATCAGAAGTTGCAAAGCGACCCCCATCCAACGGCACCAATGGGCGCAACTCAGGAGGAATAACCGGCAGAACTTCAAGAATCATCCATTCAGGACGTGTCCCCGACTTAAGGAATGGCTCTATAATTTTCAGGCGCTTCACTAATTTCTTGCGGCGCACTTCAGAACCGGTCTCTTTAAGCTCTGCACGAAGTTTTACCCGTTCGGCGTCCATATCAACGGAAGCCAACAAAGTACGTACAGCTTCTGCACCAATACCCGCCGTAAAAGCATCTTCCCCGTATTCGTCCTGAGCCTCAATGTACTCTTCTTCAGAGAGAAGCTGGTTCATCTTCAAAGGCGTCAAGCCTGGCTCAATCACCACATAGTTTTCAAAATAGAGAACGCGCTCCAGGTCCTTTAGCGTAATATCGAGCATCAATCCAATACGGGAAGGAAGCGACTTAAGGAACCAAATGTGAGCCACTGGTGTGGCCAACTCAATATGACCCATTCTCTCACGACGAACCTTCGCCATGGTTACTTCGACGCCACACTTTTCACAGACAACGCCGCGATATTTCATCCGCTTATATTTACCGCAGAGACATTCATAGTCTTTGGTAGGACCAAATATTCGCGCACAGAACAAGCCTTCACGCTCCGGACGGAAAGTTCTATAGTTGATCGTTTCGGGCTTTTTTACTTCCCCAAATGACCAAGATCTAATTTTTTCTGGACTCGCGATTGAGATCCTAATTTGATCAAAGTTCTGTGGATTCGTGTTCTGACCAAGTATATTTAGCATTTGATTGCTCATGGATGACTCCTGATTACGCAAACTTACTTTTCATAAAAAGAACCCCTATTTGGTTCCTTTAAATTCCATATCCATTCCAAGGGACCGAAGCTCTTTCACGAGAACGTTGAAAGATTCCGGAATACCTGGCTCAAAATTAGTATCGCCACGGATGATTGCTTCATAAAGCTTTGTCCGTCCGTTAACATCGTCCGACTTAACAGTAAGCATTTCTTGAAGAGTATAGGCAGCACCATAGGCCTCTAGAGCCCAAACTTCCATTTCTCCAAAACGCTGTCCACCGAACTGGGCCTTACCACCCAAAGGCTGTTGGGTCACAAGACTGTAAGGGCCGATAGAACGAGCATGAATCTTATCATCTACCAAGTGATGCAGTTTCAAAATATATATGTATCCAACTGTCACTTTTCGGTCGAGTTTTTCTCCAGTCAAACCATCATAAAGAGTCTCTTGCCCTGTAGGATCCAAATTGGCTTGCTTAAGCAACTCAATGACATCACTTTCATGAGCACCATCGAAAACAGGAGTAGCCATAGGAACCCCTGGCGTTAGATTCTTCCCTAATTCCATAAGATCATCATCATTCATGGCCTTTATGGTGCTTAAGTCTGTCTTATCTGAATAAACAGTATCCAAAAACTTTCGGAGCTCTTTAACAGACTTTTCATCTTTTTTGGCCTTATCGGAAGAGTTGCGCTGGACATTATTTACCAACTCACCGATTTGCTTTCCTAGACCAGCTGCAGCCCAACCCATGTGAGTCTCAAGAATTTGCCCTACGTTCATACGAGATGGGATTCCCAATGGGTTTAAGATAATATCCACAGGCGTTCCATCTTCCAGGTAAGGCATATCTTCCACCGGAACAATCTGGGAAATAACACCCTTGTTACCATGGCGACCAGCCATCTTGTCACCTGATTTTATCTTACGCTTAACAGCCACGTAGACCTTGATCATCTTCATGACACCTGGCAACAACTCGTCTCCACGACGAATTTTCTCTACTTTGTCACTGAAACGCTCTTCAATATACTTAATGCTCTCATCAATTTGCTTTTTGAGAGATTCGATATCTTTCATCTTCTTGTCATTTCCAATGACAATCTGACGCCACTGACCTTTTGTAAACTTAGAGAAAACATCTTCTTTAAGCTCGGTCCCTTTCTTCAAGCCTTTAGGACCACTCACAGCCTTTTCGCCTTTAAGAAGTCCTTTCAACCGATCGTTGAAACTGCCTTCCAAAATGGCGCGCTCAGCATCCTTATCCTGGGCAAGACTCTCGATTTCTTCCTGCTCAATCGCCAAGGACCTCTCGTCTTTTTCAATACCCCGACGCGAAAAGACGCGTACATCTACGACGGTTCCACCACCACCGGGAGAAACACGTAAGGAGGTATCACGTACATCAGAAGCCTTTTCTCCAAAAATCGCCCGCAGAAGCTTTTCTTCCGGCGTCATGGGAGATTCACCCTTTGGCGTCACTTTACCCACAAGAACATCGCCTGGATGAACTTCAGCCCCGACATGAACAATACCTGCTTCATCTAGATTTCTAAGACTTTCTTCACCAACATTAGGAATATCACGAGTTATATCCTCGCTTCCTAATTTGGTATCTCGGGCCATTACTTCAAATTCTTCGATATGGATAGAAGTAAAAACATCCCCACTAACGAGACGCTCAGAAATA contains:
- the rpoC gene encoding DNA-directed RNA polymerase subunit beta', encoding MSNQMLNILGQNTNPQNFDQIRISIASPEKIRSWSFGEVKKPETINYRTFRPEREGLFCARIFGPTKDYECLCGKYKRMKYRGVVCEKCGVEVTMAKVRRERMGHIELATPVAHIWFLKSLPSRIGLMLDITLKDLERVLYFENYVVIEPGLTPLKMNQLLSEEEYIEAQDEYGEDAFTAGIGAEAVRTLLASVDMDAERVKLRAELKETGSEVRRKKLVKRLKIIEPFLKSGTRPEWMILEVLPVIPPELRPLVPLDGGRFATSDLNDLYRRVINRNNRLKRLLDLKAPDIIIRNEKRMLQESVDALFDNSRRVRPIAGTNKRPLKSLADMLKGKQGRFRQNLLGKRVDYSGRSVIVVGPNLMLHQCGIPKKMALELFKPFIYSRLEKYGLATTIKAAKRMVEKARPEVWDILEEVIREHPVLLNRAPTLHRLGIQAFEPVLVEGKAIQLHPLVCTAFNADFDGDQMAVHVPLSIEAQLEARVLMMSTNNILSPASGKPIIVPSLDILLGLYYLTMEREDEKGEGTLFASIGEIEKALDEKAVSLHAKIKARYKGVDADGNPTVETVETTPGRMLLSEILPRNPKVNFSLINKLLTSKDVSSMVDAVYRHCGQKETVIFADRVMGIGFSYASSSGVSFGMNDLIIPEAKKKLIEETTAKVAEYEKQYQDGLITQGEKYNKVVDIWSHCSDLVAEAMMKAISETKKGEPVNSVYMMAHSGARGSVAQMKQLAGMRGLMAKPSGEIIETPIISNFKEGLSVLEYFNSTHGARKGLADTALKTANSGYLTRRLVDVAQDCVILENDCGTEKGIGIQTVMEGGNVIASMSDRILGRVVCADITDPVTNKLIVAKGVMVDEPTAEAVEKTGIVDVIVRSALTCEASAGICALCYGRDLARGTNVNVGEAVGVIAAQSIGEPGTQLTMRTFHIGGTAKREIEQSSVEAPFPAIIAFANHNIVKNADGEDIVMGRYSEVILKDAGGRVRSQHKVPYGAKLFVKEGDKVEKDKKLAEWDPYTMPVLTEQEGIVHYMDLTDGLSLREIMDEATGITNRVVVDWRQQARGVSLRPHIVLRDKKGKPIKLANGMEAKYYLSVDAILNVENGATVKAGEVLARLPRESSKTRDITGGLPRVSELFEARRPKDSSILSECDGRVEFGKDYKTKQRLVVIPDDENEAPTEYLVPKGRHIAVQEGEFVRRGDSLVDGNPAPHDILRIMGVEALANYLINEIQEVYRLQGVKINDKHIEVIARQMLQKVEVVDPGETMLLVGEFIDKAEFLEENEKAEKEGLRPAKASPVLQGITKASLQTRSFFSAASFQETTRVLTDAAVSGKVDNLVGLKENIIVGRLIPIGTGKMLTEKKRVAAEKDRVLSLAQSGGGSSSVEGVA